The Geotrypetes seraphini chromosome 8, aGeoSer1.1, whole genome shotgun sequence genome includes a region encoding these proteins:
- the LOC117365533 gene encoding uncharacterized protein LOC117365533, with the protein MEPAALAVVAGERQRQNEDLKKVLETSHGLWQASQKASERHHSDFMRAMEQQSQLMAQLLKPTAGGQIHIPVLGTGGTLPTVGQNSLNLLNLSKITPQDAPDDFLNSFERVAAAAGWPPEQWAVRLLPCLAGETLAAFQTIAADQASSYPAVKAHILDFLGYTREYYRQTFRALQLKVRERPKALLQRLTKAAERWLQPFLADPRAMFAELVREQFLEALPQNIKGWTQKQGCQDLTQTLSVAEAYLDAQGLPEKPGPSYRPQTQFQRDTTLQAPTNNNMPPRNPQNRIQKPFNPAPIYCFRCGGKGHRQGECVERKGFTVTCDLEKGKITPGGRYLVVVSIGGKDMEALLDTGADQSMLAHRCWNTVFPREKGHDFIGRVRIKCIHGDTKQYPLRPTTVKYKDRVYQTSFALVPEAPYDVILGKDWKGFPVALQEKQCLVNTRSQGSSNPEPEGRLGRIFPFTGEAFQEYEQRQERRTRAQNKRQQQGRSRAMNRAGETREVPWLPKDVMDTFPTFREEQKTDPTLKEEWQRVGKERTEGKRWVEKQGLLYREGPGDLEGEMVQQLLIPQGFRKLILRIAHDHPLSGHKGAEATIKQIERRFFWPGLRQAVINFCQSCSTCQKLSLAKPARAPLIPVPVVEEPLRRLAMDIVGPLEKTPRGNNFILVVMDVATRFPWAFPLKKATSTIIMKELLGLFCMVGFPREILTDQGSNFLSSEMRMFYEGFGIRHIKTSAYHPQANGMVERFNQTIKQMLKKGIEGDSKNWDRFIPFALFAAREKVQNSLGLSPYELLFGRPPRGVLDMLKEKWVFPEESGSNVITYLAQLKDRLQRSLEFGKENLEWSQKQQKTYYDRRAKERELQIGDQVLILVPTDPHKFLAQWKGPATIVERIGEVDYRVKDDKGRLQTYHVNLLKPWKDREVLALVAQQGQEDDLGPQVTDFKAEGEVNVGTALTQIQVHQVKEVVRQFGDVFSSVPGKTGVVSHDIITVPGKVIRVRPYRLSEEKKALVEELVQEMLTLGVIETSQSPWCSPIVIVPKADGTPRFCIDFRQVNEVSQFDAFPMPRVEELLDRLGSAQFLTTIDLTKGYWQIPLTESAKPKTAFSTPRGLFQFRRMPFGLHGAAATCQRLVREVLRDHHGYADAYIDDIVIHSGTWEQHVQHLKAVLEALRGAGLTINPKKCFIGQQEVKYLGYIVGKGQIKPIVDKVQCIRGYPAPNNKKQLRAFLGLVGYYRRFIPHFSSQAGPLTDMLKKGSPETLCWDNVSKQAFQRLRASLCERPVLKAIDFDQPLILQTDASGTGLGAVLSQESQGLEHPIMYLSRKLHPNEQNYATVEQECLAVKWAVQTLEHYLQDREFTLVTDHAALKWLNTMRNNNARLTRWYLALQVFKFKVVHRPGKLNTNVDILSRIPENIGTPQDDNNISFKALVY; encoded by the coding sequence ATGGAGCCGGCGGCGTTAGCAGTGGTGGCTGGAGAACGACAGCGGCAAAATGAGGACTTAAAGAAGGTCCTGGAGACTAGTCACGGACTATGGCAGGCAAGCCAGAAGGCTAGTGAACGTCATCACAGTGACTTTATGCGAGCCATGGAGCAGCAGTCTCAGTTAATGGCGCAACTATTGAAGCCTACGGCTGGTGGACAGATACATATACCGGTATTGGGGACTGGTGGTACTCTACCCACGGTAGGACAAAACTCTCTAAATTTATTGAATTTGAGTAAAATTACACCACAGGATGccccagatgactttttaaactcTTTTGAGAGAGTTGCTGCTGCAGCAGGTTGGCCTCCAGAGCAGTGGGCGGTTCGCCTTCTGCCATGTTTGGCTGGCGAGACCCTTGCGGCTTTTCAGACCATTGCTGCGGATCAGGCCAGTAGTTACCCAGCTGTGAAAGCACATATCCTAGACTTTCTGGGGTATACAAGAGAATATTACAGGCAAACCTTTCGTGCTCTCCAGTTAAAGGTTAGAGAAAGACCTAAGGCGCTGTTACAACGCCtaacgaaagctgcagagaggtggtTACAGCCTTTCTTGGCAGACCCACGAGCGATGTTCGCTGAGTTAGTCAGGGAACAATTCCTAgaagctctgccccagaacatAAAGGGGTGGACCCAGAAACAAGGATGCCAGGATCTGACACAGACATTATCTGTGGCAGAAGCTTATCTGGACGCCCAGGGACTTCCCGAGAAACCAGGCCCAAGTTATAGACCCCAGACACAGTTCCAGAGGGACACTACACTTCAGGCTCCTACTAATAATAACATGCCACCCAGGAACCCTCAGAATCGTATACAGAAACCCTTTAATCCAGCTCCCATCTATTGCTTCAGGTGTGGGGGAAAAGGTCACCGACAGGGGGAGTGTGTTGAAAGAAAAGGTTTTACGGTAACCTGTGACCTAGAAAAGGGTAAGATTACACCAGGGGGGAGATATCTGGTGGTGGTATCAATAGGAGGCAAGGACATGGAGGCCTTACTTGATACAGGGGCGGACCAGTCAATGTTAGCCCACCGGTGCTGGAACACAGTATTTCCTAGGGAAAAGGGGCATGATTTTATCGGGAGAGTAAGAATCAAGTGTATTCATGGGGACACGAAACAATACCCATTGAGGCCTACCACAGTGAAGTATAAAGATAGAGTGTATCAAACTTCCTTTGCGTTAGTGCCGGAGGCACCTTATGATGTGATACTGGGGAAAGATTGGAAAGGGTTCCCTGTAGCATTACAGGAAAAACAGTGTTTAGTTAACACAAGATCACAGGGATCCTCTAATCCTGAACCTGAAGGGAGGTTAGGCAGGATATTTCCCTTTACGGGAGAAGCCTTTCAGGAATATGAAcaaaggcaggagcgtaggacccGGGCCCAGAACAAGAGACAACAGCAAGGAAGAAGTAGAGCCATGAATAGGGCGGGTGAAACTAGAGAAGTCCCATGGCTCCCCAAGGATGTTATGGATACTTTTCCTACATTTCGGGAGGAGCAGAAAACTGACCCAACCCTGAAAGAAGAATGGCAGAGAGTAGGAAAGGAGCGTACAGAAGGTAAACGCTGGGTCGAGAAACAGGGCTTGTTGTATAGAGAAGGCCCGGGTGACCTAGAAGGGGAAATGGTACAACAGTTATTGATTCCCCAAGGGTTTAGAAAACTGATACTCAGGATAGCCCATGATCACCCGTTATCGGGTCACAAAGGAGCAGAAGCCACTATCAAACAGATAGAAAGACGGTTTTTCTGGCCGGGATTAAGGCAGGCGGTGATAAATTTTTGTCAGTCCTGTTCCACGTGCCAAAAACTGTCTTTGGCGAAACCGGCCAGGGCACCCCTCATTCCTGTACCTGTGGTGGAGGAACCATTAAGGCGGTTGGCCATGGATATTGTGGGACCCTTGGAGAAAACACCTAGGGGAAATAATTTCATTTTGGTAGTCATGGACGTAGCCACACGGTTCCCTTGGGCTTTTCCATTAAAGAAGGCCACATCTACCATTATTATGAAAGAACTGTTAGGATTGTTTTGCATGGTAGGGTTTCCCCGGGAGATTCTTACGGACCAGGGTAGTAATTTTTTATCTAGCGAAATGAGGATGTTTTATGAGGGATTTGGCATCCGTCATATTAAAACGTCTGCCTACCACCCTCAAGCTAATGGTATGGTGGAACGTTTTAATCAGACAATTAAGCAAATGCTGAaaaagggcatagaaggagactctaagaactgggataggtttaTTCCTTTTGCGCTCTTTGCGGCGCGTGAGAAGGTGCAGAATTCTTTGGGACTTAGTCCTTACGAATTATTGTTTGGGAGACCACCTAGGGGggtgctggacatgttgaaagagAAGTGGGTGTTTCCCGAGGAATCGGGGAGTAATGTTATCACATATTTAGCTCagcttaaggataggttgcagagGTCCCTGGAATTCGGAAAAGAAAACTTGGAGTGGAGTCAGAAACAGCAAAAGACTTACTATGACAGAAGGGCTAAAGAACGTGAATTACAGATAGGTGATCAAGTCCTTATATTAGTACCCACTGATCCGCACAAATTCTTGGCACAATGGAAGGGCCCAGCCACCATTGTGGAAAGGATAGGTGAGGTGGATTATCGggtcaaggatgataaagggagaCTGCAGACCTATCATGTCAACCTATTGAAACCATGGAAAGATCGGGAGGTGTTGGCCTTGGTGGCACAACAAGGGCAGGAAGATGACCTAGGACCTCAGGTTACGGACTTCAAGGCTGAGGGGGAAGTTAATGTAGGAACTGCCCTCACACAGATACAAGTTCATCAGGTGAAGGAAGTAGTCCGACAGTTTGGGGATGTGTTCTCTTCGGTGCCAGGGAAAACGGGGGTAGTATCCCATGATATTATAACAGTACCAGGGAAGGTGATACGGGTACGCCCCTATAGACTgtcagaggaaaagaaagctcTGGTGGAGGAGTTAGTACAAGAGATGCTGACTTTAGGGGTTATAGAAACCTCGCAAAGCCCATGGTGTAGCCCTATTGTGATTGTTCCTAAAGCTGATGGGACACCACGTTTTTGTATTGACTTTCGCCAGGTAAACGAGGTGTCTCAGTTTGATGCATTTCCAATGCCACGGGTAGAGGAATTACTGGATAGATTAGGATCAGCCCAGTTTTTAACTACCATTGACCTTACAAAAGGCTACTGGCAAATACCGCTTACCGAATCGGCTAAGCCTAAAACTGCATTCAGCACGCCACGGGGCCTATTCCAATTTAGGCGCATGCCATTTGGCTTACATGGGGCGGCGGCTACTTGCCAGCGCCTAGTCCGCGAGGTGCTACGGGATCACCATGGGTACGCGGACGCTTACATTGACGACATAGTGATCCATTCGGGTACATGGGAACAGCATGTGCAACACCTTAAGGCGGTCCTGGAAGCTCTGAGGGGAGCCGGCCTCACAATAAatccaaaaaaatgttttataggTCAACAAGAAGTAAAGTACTTGGGATATATTGTGGGAAAGGGGCAGATAAAGCCTATAGTGGATAAAGTGCAATGCATTCGGGGATACCCGGCTcctaacaacaaaaaacaactcaGGGCTTTCTTAGGATTGGTAGGATACTACAGGAGGTTTATCCCGCACTTTTCGTCCCAGGCAGGACCCTTGACTGACATGTTGAAAAAAGGGAGCCCAGAGACACTGTGTTGGGACAATGTGAGTAAACAGGCTTTTCAAAGATTGAGGGCTAGTTTGTGTGAAAGGCCCGTGCTCAAAGCTATTGATTTTGACCAACCATTGATCTTACAAACTGATGCTTCTGGCACTGGATTAGGAGCAGTCCTAAGTCAAGAAAGCCAAGGATTAGAACATCCCATTATGTATCTGAGTCGGAAGCTCCATCCTAATGAACAAAATTATGCAACGGTGGAGCAGGAGTGCTTAGCGGTAAAATGGGCTGTTCAGACTCTTGAGCATTATTTACAGGACAGGGAGTTTACACTGGTGACGGACCACGCAGCCCTGAAATGGTTAAATACCATGCGAAACAATAACGCTAGACTTACACGATGGTATTTAGCCCTTCAGGTGTTCAAATTTAAGGTGGTGCATCGGCCAGGAAAACTTAACACCAATGTAGATATTCTGTCACGCATCCCCGAGAATATAGGGACTCCTCAGG